A window of the Lactuca sativa cultivar Salinas chromosome 7, Lsat_Salinas_v11, whole genome shotgun sequence genome harbors these coding sequences:
- the LOC111894651 gene encoding uncharacterized protein LOC111894651, producing the protein MRINLRMISCYLHVITCHPNCRKAPCNDQCTPPPMSCCVQLARIGKGINTNADAKNLCDCIQETVIDRQGTPFTGVGLSVLPNECMLAMKLPPVKADTNCKKWKKKMIVRV; encoded by the exons ATGAGGATTAATCTTCgcatgatatcttgttatctACACGTGATAACTTGTCACCCTAATTGTAGAAAAGCTCCATGTAACGATCAATGCACACCTCCCCCAATGTCGTGTTGTGTACAACTTGCGAGGATAGGAAAAGGTATAAACACTAATGCTGATGCAAAAAATCTATGTGACTGCATACAAGAAACCGTGATCGACAGACAAGGCACACCGTTTACTGGTGTCGGCCTCTCAGTTCTTCCCAATGAATGCATGCTTGCAATGAAACTTCCTCCGGTCAAAGCTGATACCAACTGTAAAAA GTGGAAGAAAAAGATGATAGTACGTGTCTAG